In a single window of the Dehalococcoidia bacterium genome:
- the cobC gene encoding alpha-ribazole phosphatase, with the protein MARFILVRHGETEWNRQLRYQGQSDIDLNETGIRQAQELGKRLAAEKIDFIYASDMKRAVKTAEIIASRHNGAGSIQETALLREMDFGDFEGLDWEEMKQRFPDRLTERMAWRNRAADVCAPNGESLSHVAERVKEFIKVLEAHGEDDSILIVAHGGPLQVLLCELLGIGLDHWWQLRLSNAALAILDTHEWGTSLTLFNDVSHLG; encoded by the coding sequence TTGGCTAGGTTCATACTTGTAAGGCACGGCGAGACGGAGTGGAATCGGCAACTCCGGTATCAGGGTCAGAGCGATATCGATCTGAATGAAACCGGCATCCGGCAGGCCCAGGAGCTTGGGAAACGGCTGGCGGCGGAGAAGATCGACTTCATTTACGCCAGCGATATGAAACGGGCTGTAAAAACGGCTGAGATCATCGCCTCAAGGCACAATGGAGCAGGATCAATTCAGGAAACGGCCCTGCTGAGGGAGATGGATTTCGGCGATTTTGAGGGCTTGGACTGGGAAGAGATGAAACAGCGGTTTCCGGACCGCCTGACCGAACGGATGGCTTGGAGGAATCGGGCGGCTGATGTGTGCGCGCCAAATGGTGAAAGCCTCTCTCACGTGGCCGAGAGGGTCAAAGAGTTTATCAAGGTGCTGGAAGCGCATGGCGAGGATGATTCCATCTTGATCGTCGCCCATGGCGGACCCCTGCAGGTGCTGTTGTGTGAGCTTCTCGGTATTGGACTGGACCATTGGTGGCAACTGCGGCTGAGCAATGCCGCTCTAGCGATACTGGACACTCACGAGTGGGGAACATCTCTCACTCTGTTTAACGACGTCAGCCATCTGGGATAG
- a CDS encoding cobalamin biosynthesis protein, with protein sequence MDGIIILALALTIDLVVGDPPTLLHPVGWMGKLISLAERLAPKGRPNAQFFYGIGMVLVGIISFVVPIYFLLVYVSEGSRIIYVIVGALILKSTFSIRGLRSAAVKVRDRLNDNQLADARAGMGALVSRNPEDLDEALVIAATVESVAENTSDSIVAPLFWFLILGIPGAVGYRVVNTFDSMIGYHGKYEYLGKFAARLDDVLNFIPARLTALMMVAAAFIARKEGRAAWNIMLRDHSKTESPNAGWPMSAAAGALEIELEKVGHYKLGEAKSTLTLEKINSVLLLMCLVALICAVLCFSMKGIIYGVAS encoded by the coding sequence ATGGATGGAATAATTATACTGGCGCTTGCGCTGACGATTGATCTGGTCGTGGGAGACCCGCCGACGTTGTTGCATCCCGTCGGATGGATGGGCAAACTGATTTCCCTTGCCGAGAGACTCGCTCCGAAGGGCCGCCCCAATGCGCAGTTCTTCTATGGGATCGGGATGGTTCTTGTGGGCATCATCTCATTCGTTGTCCCGATCTATTTCTTGCTGGTATATGTGAGCGAGGGCAGCAGGATTATCTATGTGATCGTCGGGGCGTTGATATTGAAATCGACCTTTTCGATAAGGGGCCTGCGCTCTGCTGCAGTGAAGGTGAGAGATCGACTGAATGATAATCAACTGGCAGACGCACGCGCTGGGATGGGGGCTTTGGTCAGTCGAAACCCTGAGGATCTGGATGAGGCTCTCGTCATAGCAGCCACTGTAGAGTCGGTGGCGGAAAACACCTCCGATAGTATTGTGGCCCCGCTCTTCTGGTTCCTGATCCTCGGCATACCGGGAGCAGTGGGCTATCGGGTGGTCAACACCTTCGATTCCATGATCGGTTATCACGGCAAGTACGAATATCTGGGCAAATTCGCCGCTCGCCTGGACGATGTGCTCAACTTCATTCCGGCCAGGCTCACCGCTCTGATGATGGTGGCGGCTGCTTTCATAGCTCGAAAAGAAGGCCGGGCTGCTTGGAACATCATGTTGCGCGATCACAGCAAAACCGAAAGCCCCAATGCCGGTTGGCCGATGAGTGCAGCTGCCGGAGCTTTGGAGATAGAGCTGGAGAAGGTGGGACACTACAAGCTGGGTGAGGCAAAAAGCACGCTCACCCTGGAGAAAATCAACTCGGTGCTGCTTTTGATGTGCCTTGTGGCCTTGATTTGCGCAGTGCTGTGCTTTAGCATGAAAGGGATAATCTATGGTGTTGCGTCCTAG
- a CDS encoding type II toxin-antitoxin system HicA family toxin, with the protein MNKRHQKTLDAIFESPVRSDILWKDIEALFIAVGADLSEGRGSRVRVALQGVRAVFHRPHPQKTTDKGAVKSVQRFLKEAGVEP; encoded by the coding sequence GTGAACAAGCGGCATCAGAAGACGCTCGACGCTATTTTCGAGAGTCCCGTTCGGTCAGACATCCTATGGAAAGACATCGAGGCACTATTCATAGCGGTAGGAGCTGACTTGTCTGAAGGCCGAGGATCCCGAGTCAGGGTTGCACTGCAAGGTGTAAGGGCTGTTTTTCACAGGCCGCATCCACAAAAAACGACGGATAAAGGTGCCGTCAAATCCGTGCAAAGGTTCTTGAAAGAAGCGGGGGTTGAACCATAA
- a CDS encoding type II toxin-antitoxin system HicB family antitoxin yields MEYKGYIGKVELDEEAGILHGEVINTRDVITFQGQTVAEITQSFRDSIDDYLDFCKTRGEKPEKPYSGKFTLRLEPDLHRKIHIKANLENTSVNTWVTEVLESAVSVAEK; encoded by the coding sequence ATGGAATACAAAGGATACATCGGAAAGGTTGAATTGGATGAGGAAGCCGGTATCCTTCACGGCGAGGTAATTAATACAAGAGATGTCATCACCTTTCAAGGTCAAACCGTTGCAGAGATAACTCAGTCGTTTCGGGATTCGATTGATGATTATCTAGACTTCTGTAAGACACGCGGAGAGAAACCGGAGAAACCATACTCGGGCAAATTTACGCTGAGACTTGAGCCCGATCTCCACCGCAAAATCCATATTAAAGCCAATCTGGAAAATACGAGCGTGAACACCTGGGTTACAGAAGTGCTTGAATCCGCAGTCTCTGTTGCCGAAAAATAG
- a CDS encoding acyl-CoA dehydratase activase: MMQLITAGVDIGSTMTKVVLMDANIRASVIGPTGAEHRRLANKVMQQALEKAQLPFEQVAYVVATGYGRINVPFADKQITEITCHARGVYSLFPTVRTVIDIGGQDSKAIKLVDGKVSNFVMNDKCAAGTGRFLEVIAEALGLGLDEMAQLSLTATKKENVSSTCTVFAEQEIVSRLSEGAAIENVAAGLFESIASRVCGMADRLKIERDVVLTGGGAKNIGLVKAFENRLGFRPLVPEEPLITGAIGAALLGRELALKALERGEELGGKKRRLEEATFFG, from the coding sequence ATGATGCAACTTATTACCGCCGGTGTAGATATCGGCTCGACGATGACCAAAGTAGTCCTGATGGATGCGAATATCAGGGCTTCGGTGATCGGCCCCACCGGGGCTGAGCATCGGCGGCTGGCCAACAAAGTGATGCAGCAGGCCCTGGAGAAAGCGCAACTCCCCTTTGAACAAGTCGCCTATGTCGTAGCTACCGGCTATGGGCGCATCAACGTTCCCTTCGCCGATAAACAAATCACGGAGATCACCTGCCATGCCCGCGGCGTTTACAGCCTTTTCCCCACCGTTCGCACTGTCATCGATATCGGCGGCCAGGACAGCAAGGCCATCAAGCTGGTCGATGGCAAGGTGTCCAACTTCGTTATGAATGACAAGTGCGCTGCAGGTACCGGCCGCTTTCTGGAAGTGATCGCTGAAGCCCTTGGGCTGGGCCTTGATGAGATGGCTCAACTCTCTCTGACGGCCACTAAGAAGGAGAATGTCAGCAGCACCTGTACCGTATTTGCCGAGCAGGAAATCGTCTCCCGCTTGTCTGAGGGAGCAGCAATAGAAAATGTGGCGGCCGGATTGTTCGAATCCATCGCCAGCCGGGTCTGCGGCATGGCCGATAGACTCAAGATAGAAAGGGATGTGGTGCTCACCGGCGGGGGAGCCAAGAATATCGGTTTAGTCAAGGCATTTGAAAACAGGCTCGGTTTCCGCCCTCTGGTGCCCGAGGAGCCACTGATCACCGGAGCCATCGGGGCTGCCTTGCTGGGCCGTGAATTGGCCCTCAAAGCGCTGGAGAGAGGCGAGGAATTGGGAGGCAAAAAGCGTCGGCTGGAGGAAGCCACCTTTTTCGGCTGA
- the cobT gene encoding nicotinate-nucleotide--dimethylbenzimidazole phosphoribosyltransferase, whose protein sequence is MAESLEQTVRSIKPLDRSSIDAARMRQDQLTKPQGSLGKLEELSIRLAGITANPRPKIQRKAIIVMAADHGVAAAGVSLYPQEVTRQMVLNFVNGGAAINVLARHMGARVVVVDMGVIGGFEPNPKLICEMIDFGTRDMTKGPAMSRRQALDAIEAGIRVVESEIARGLDIVGTGDMGIGNTTASSAICACMTGMPVERVTGRGTGLGDDQLAQKIKMIEKALQINRPNPQDALDVLAKVGGFEIGGLAGVMLGAAANRVPVVIDGFISGAAALIAAGLAPVTKDYFIAAHLSVESGHRVLLDHMGLKPVLDFDMRLGEGTGAALAMNIVEASARILDEMATFDEAGVSEAT, encoded by the coding sequence ATGGCAGAATCTTTAGAACAGACCGTAAGGTCCATCAAGCCGTTGGATCGATCATCCATTGATGCGGCCCGAATGCGGCAGGACCAGCTTACCAAACCTCAGGGGAGCTTGGGGAAGCTTGAGGAGCTTTCCATCAGACTGGCGGGCATAACCGCCAATCCCCGGCCGAAGATTCAGCGGAAGGCTATCATCGTTATGGCTGCCGATCACGGCGTAGCCGCTGCAGGCGTCAGCCTCTATCCGCAGGAGGTCACCCGGCAGATGGTGCTCAACTTTGTGAATGGAGGAGCGGCCATTAACGTGTTGGCCCGGCATATGGGAGCGCGGGTTGTAGTGGTCGACATGGGGGTCATCGGTGGATTTGAGCCCAACCCCAAACTCATTTGCGAGATGATTGATTTCGGGACCCGTGACATGACCAAAGGCCCAGCGATGAGCCGAAGGCAAGCGCTGGATGCCATAGAGGCCGGGATAAGAGTGGTCGAGTCCGAGATTGCCAGGGGGCTGGATATCGTAGGGACGGGCGATATGGGCATCGGCAACACCACAGCCTCAAGCGCTATTTGTGCTTGCATGACGGGAATGCCGGTGGAAAGGGTCACCGGACGGGGCACGGGTCTGGGTGATGATCAACTGGCGCAGAAGATCAAAATGATTGAGAAGGCGTTGCAAATCAACCGGCCCAACCCGCAAGATGCGCTTGATGTGCTGGCAAAAGTGGGAGGATTTGAGATCGGGGGGCTTGCCGGGGTGATGCTGGGTGCGGCGGCAAACCGTGTTCCGGTGGTGATCGATGGCTTTATCTCAGGCGCGGCGGCGCTCATTGCGGCGGGGCTGGCCCCTGTTACAAAGGATTACTTCATCGCCGCCCATCTCTCGGTGGAATCCGGGCATAGAGTGCTGTTGGATCATATGGGGTTGAAGCCGGTGTTGGATTTCGATATGCGGCTCGGTGAGGGTACCGGAGCAGCGTTAGCGATGAACATCGTTGAAGCATCTGCCCGAATTCTTGATGAGATGGCCACCTTCGATGAGGCCGGAGTATCAGAAGCGACGTAG
- a CDS encoding electron transfer flavoprotein subunit beta/FixA family protein, with product MNLIVCVKQVFDPETPAASFKIDPEKKRAIPPKEKPMVISPYDESAVEAALKVKDANAGTKVTVLSMGGDSAKEVIKHGLAMGGDEGVQLTDPAFDDSDSFATASILAEAIKKIGPCDIIFCGRQEADWDAGQVGSGIAELLGIPSVTAIKKIQVKDGTAVVERILPDGYEVVEVPLPVLVTVSNEIGEPRYATLKGIMAAAKKKVTNWSSKDVPAVAAKNKMLKLFIPVREAKCEFITGETPEEAGAKLAVRLREAKLF from the coding sequence ATGAACCTGATCGTTTGCGTTAAGCAGGTGTTTGATCCGGAAACGCCCGCGGCTTCTTTCAAGATCGACCCTGAGAAGAAACGAGCGATCCCACCCAAGGAAAAACCGATGGTCATCAGTCCCTATGACGAGAGCGCGGTCGAGGCTGCGCTGAAGGTCAAGGATGCCAATGCGGGCACCAAGGTGACCGTGCTATCAATGGGCGGAGACTCGGCCAAGGAAGTCATAAAACACGGGTTGGCGATGGGTGGAGACGAAGGTGTGCAGCTTACTGACCCGGCGTTCGATGATTCCGATAGTTTTGCCACGGCTTCTATTCTGGCTGAGGCCATCAAGAAGATAGGCCCGTGCGACATTATCTTTTGCGGCAGACAGGAAGCGGACTGGGATGCGGGTCAGGTTGGATCAGGCATCGCCGAGCTGTTAGGAATTCCGAGCGTGACGGCGATCAAGAAGATCCAGGTAAAGGATGGCACGGCAGTGGTGGAGCGCATTCTGCCGGATGGTTATGAAGTGGTTGAGGTTCCTCTGCCGGTGTTGGTCACGGTGAGCAATGAGATCGGTGAACCGCGATATGCTACCCTTAAGGGCATTATGGCGGCAGCCAAGAAAAAGGTCACCAACTGGAGTTCCAAGGACGTGCCGGCAGTGGCGGCCAAGAACAAGATGCTTAAGCTCTTTATTCCGGTTCGCGAAGCTAAGTGCGAATTCATCACCGGCGAGACCCCCGAAGAAGCTGGTGCCAAATTGGCAGTCAGGCTCAGAGAAGCCAAGCTGTTCTAG
- a CDS encoding acyl-CoA dehydratase activase, producing the protein MIYVAGIDSGAAYAKAVILGDGIMVSHHVMLSGKNYRETAREVFQIALDKAGIKFPEIALIVSTGYGAANVPFEKEQMTEISCQARAISHLFPSARTVIDIGGQSTKIIKLDGKGRPADFTVNEKCAAGSGRFLQVIARVLGVPLEEIGPLSLKATKVVKFTTSCAVFTESEAVSRVAEGEKKEDILAGVHHAIAVKVATMVERVRMEKDCVITGGGAKDTGLVKSIEENTNCQLLVPPEPQLTAALGAALIAWDRVQEKKASG; encoded by the coding sequence ATGATTTATGTAGCCGGAATTGATAGCGGTGCGGCCTACGCGAAAGCAGTGATCCTCGGCGATGGGATTATGGTTTCTCACCATGTGATGCTCTCCGGGAAGAACTACCGTGAGACCGCTCGAGAAGTATTCCAAATCGCTCTGGACAAGGCGGGGATCAAGTTTCCGGAAATCGCTCTGATCGTTTCCACCGGATACGGGGCCGCCAACGTACCTTTTGAAAAGGAGCAGATGACCGAGATATCCTGCCAGGCGCGGGCTATCAGCCATCTGTTTCCCTCGGCCCGGACGGTGATTGACATCGGCGGGCAATCTACTAAGATCATCAAACTGGATGGGAAAGGCCGCCCAGCCGACTTCACAGTCAATGAGAAGTGCGCTGCCGGCAGCGGCCGTTTTTTGCAGGTGATAGCCCGGGTTCTAGGAGTACCTCTGGAGGAGATCGGCCCGCTTTCCCTCAAGGCTACGAAGGTAGTCAAATTCACCACCAGTTGCGCTGTGTTCACCGAGTCTGAAGCCGTCTCACGGGTGGCTGAAGGCGAGAAGAAAGAGGATATCCTGGCCGGAGTTCACCACGCTATTGCCGTCAAGGTAGCCACTATGGTGGAGCGGGTCCGGATGGAAAAAGACTGCGTCATCACCGGCGGAGGCGCTAAAGACACTGGGCTGGTGAAGAGCATAGAGGAGAACACGAATTGCCAATTACTGGTGCCTCCGGAGCCTCAGTTGACCGCTGCGCTGGGGGCTGCGCTCATCGCCTGGGATAGGGTGCAAGAGAAGAAAGCCTCCGGTTGA
- a CDS encoding histidinol-phosphate transaminase → MVLRPRPEIEALEICPHGGPDYAELGRLGIKPEEVLDFSVSANPFGPSPGIAQALTSVAIDRYPDSESAELKSALAESIGISAKNIIIGSGSMELIRLIALAYFGSDDDVLIIEPTFGEYEVACRIAGSKVIKHRSSAEEDFRLNLNEVAELLRSHRPKGLFLCNPNNPTGLYLTRPEVEEICSACENTLLILDEAYIAFAENPWRSQELIGRGNVIILRSMTKDYALAGLRLGYAIASAEIIRALRKVCLPWNVNAMAQSAGIMALRDSVHLQSSLEETRLIHAFLREELSQLGLSPLPSGAHFFLVRVGDAKQFRERLLRYGIMVRDCASFGLPEYVRISPRPLPDCRRLIAAIGEMWK, encoded by the coding sequence ATGGTGTTGCGTCCTAGACCGGAAATAGAAGCGCTCGAAATCTGTCCTCATGGAGGCCCCGATTATGCCGAACTCGGACGGCTGGGGATAAAGCCGGAAGAGGTGCTGGATTTCAGCGTCAGCGCCAATCCTTTCGGGCCTTCGCCGGGAATTGCACAAGCTCTGACTTCAGTAGCCATCGATCGCTATCCGGATTCGGAATCGGCCGAACTCAAGAGTGCGCTGGCCGAGAGCATTGGCATAAGTGCGAAGAATATCATTATCGGCAGCGGATCGATGGAATTGATCCGGCTCATCGCCCTGGCCTATTTCGGCAGTGACGATGATGTGCTGATCATCGAGCCTACCTTTGGGGAATATGAGGTTGCCTGTCGCATCGCCGGATCGAAGGTCATCAAACACCGTTCGTCAGCGGAAGAGGATTTCAGGCTGAATTTAAACGAAGTCGCGGAGCTGCTTCGATCCCATCGTCCCAAAGGCCTGTTCCTGTGCAATCCGAACAATCCTACGGGCTTGTACCTTACCAGGCCCGAGGTTGAAGAGATTTGCTCGGCTTGCGAAAACACCCTCTTGATTCTAGATGAGGCTTACATCGCTTTTGCTGAAAATCCATGGAGATCGCAGGAGTTGATTGGTCGGGGCAATGTGATCATCCTGCGCTCGATGACCAAGGACTACGCTCTGGCCGGTCTCCGCTTGGGATATGCGATTGCCAGCGCTGAGATTATCCGAGCCCTGAGAAAAGTGTGTCTTCCTTGGAATGTCAACGCGATGGCCCAGTCTGCCGGGATAATGGCCTTGAGAGACTCAGTCCACCTGCAGAGTTCTCTGGAAGAGACTCGGCTGATTCACGCATTTCTAAGAGAAGAGCTGTCCCAACTGGGTCTTTCCCCTCTTCCCTCCGGCGCGCACTTTTTCTTGGTCAGGGTAGGCGATGCAAAGCAATTCAGGGAAAGGCTTCTCCGGTATGGAATCATGGTTCGCGATTGTGCTTCATTCGGCTTGCCGGAATATGTCCGCATCTCTCCCCGGCCTTTGCCGGACTGCCGGCGATTGATCGCCGCAATCGGAGAGATGTGGAAATGA
- a CDS encoding fibro-slime domain-containing protein, protein MRKLVLGALMLILMAVLAIPTVAAACEGEDCTPAPTGNDTITLTGTIRDFQYSGNNNNGVTGHSDFGVQPANGYGVRTGLVMNTLGVDGTPDLNPSYSNHWADAAIMSETSLKQWYSDNSFNQSMPYSMTFTEKSPGSELYVFSDTTFFPIDDILLGNEGFSHNYHFTLQLHTDFTYQQMQGRTLQFFSDDDLWVFIDGNLVVDLGGVHDAASASSALHSVNFDELGLSETGSHTFDLFFAERHTVDSQLCATAPTPELSTIILIAFGIFALGGLVWVARRKHAEVV, encoded by the coding sequence ATGAGAAAACTGGTTCTTGGTGCTCTAATGTTAATCTTGATGGCGGTTCTGGCCATTCCAACAGTGGCTGCCGCGTGTGAAGGTGAAGATTGCACGCCTGCACCGACGGGCAACGACACCATCACCCTGACGGGGACGATCCGCGATTTCCAATACTCAGGCAACAACAATAACGGAGTCACGGGACATTCTGACTTCGGAGTTCAGCCAGCCAATGGATATGGAGTGAGGACGGGATTGGTCATGAATACGCTTGGAGTGGACGGTACACCTGATCTCAATCCGAGCTATTCTAACCACTGGGCCGATGCGGCAATAATGAGTGAGACTTCTCTCAAGCAGTGGTATTCCGACAATTCCTTCAATCAGAGCATGCCATACAGCATGACATTTACGGAAAAGTCTCCGGGATCAGAATTATACGTGTTCTCGGACACTACTTTCTTCCCTATCGACGATATACTACTGGGAAATGAGGGGTTCAGCCACAACTATCACTTCACATTGCAGCTACACACGGATTTCACCTACCAGCAGATGCAAGGCCGAACGCTGCAATTCTTCAGTGACGACGATCTATGGGTGTTCATCGATGGCAACCTGGTGGTCGATCTGGGCGGTGTTCACGATGCGGCATCGGCCTCCAGTGCACTCCACTCCGTCAACTTTGATGAATTGGGCCTTAGTGAGACAGGGTCTCACACATTCGATCTGTTCTTTGCTGAGCGCCACACGGTCGATTCGCAGTTGTGCGCCACCGCGCCGACGCCGGAACTCTCGACAATTATCCTCATAGCCTTTGGCATTTTTGCCTTGGGAGGCCTTGTCTGGGTGGCACGCCGCAAGCATGCAGAAGTAGTATAA
- the cobS gene encoding adenosylcobinamide-GDP ribazoletransferase produces the protein MGFWTAWRFLTIFPSPKDAGIDQKGIGSSAAYFPLVGFILGSFLLGFDQLFDLFMPPILVSAWLVVALIIFTGALHLDGLMDTFDGFAVRKSAAERLKIMDDSHVGGFGVVAAGSLILLKYVSLISLPVELIPAALLLMPTLGRWSAAYALFAFPSAKREGLGQAYKEKMSLFTFASATLITLVIASAFMTYLGPAILAGIWLVTFSVARLFASRLGGLTGDTYGAMIEITEVCVLVSLAIIGEAGGTSWLGSYL, from the coding sequence ATGGGATTCTGGACAGCCTGGCGATTTTTGACCATATTCCCCTCACCGAAGGACGCGGGAATCGATCAAAAAGGGATCGGTTCCTCAGCGGCTTATTTCCCGCTGGTTGGGTTCATACTCGGGTCTTTTCTGCTGGGCTTTGATCAGCTGTTCGATCTGTTCATGCCGCCGATTCTGGTCAGCGCTTGGCTTGTTGTGGCGCTTATCATCTTCACCGGAGCGCTTCATCTTGACGGACTGATGGACACCTTCGATGGATTCGCGGTGAGAAAGTCTGCTGCCGAGCGCCTCAAAATCATGGACGACAGCCATGTAGGAGGATTCGGGGTAGTGGCTGCCGGCTCGCTCATCCTGCTCAAATATGTTTCACTAATATCGTTGCCCGTGGAACTCATACCCGCTGCACTCTTGTTGATGCCGACGCTGGGCCGGTGGAGCGCGGCCTATGCCTTATTCGCTTTTCCCTCAGCCAAAAGGGAAGGATTGGGACAGGCGTATAAGGAGAAGATGAGCTTGTTCACTTTTGCCAGTGCCACGCTGATCACCCTGGTGATAGCCTCGGCTTTCATGACTTATCTGGGGCCGGCAATCCTGGCGGGAATCTGGTTGGTCACCTTTTCAGTGGCCAGGCTTTTTGCCTCCCGGCTCGGGGGGCTCACCGGCGATACCTACGGGGCGATGATCGAAATCACTGAGGTGTGTGTTTTGGTGTCACTTGCTATAATAGGAGAGGCAGGAGGGACTAGTTGGCTAGGTTCATACTTGTAA
- a CDS encoding electron transfer flavoprotein subunit alpha/FixB family protein, giving the protein MSENKGVLIVGELLEGKLASITGELLGIGRKLADSLGQNLSAVLIGSGVGDLANEAVALGADKVYVIDNPMFKDYLTDAYVGALEKLVKETNPEIVLLGQTATGRDLGPRLGFRLGTGVTLDCVALAIDPETKLMQKTKPVYGGNALAMYVGEDRPQMATIRVKSMEPLPKDASRKGEVKAFDPALDASKVRGKMVNRVKEEVAGIKLEDAAVVICGGRGMGGPDPFKTVLADLAKMLNGAVGATRPPCDSGWVPTINQIGLTGKIVAPTLYIGIALSGSSQHLAGMTGSKNIVAINKDGEANIFGVSHFGVVGDYKKVLPAFVAKCKELVAK; this is encoded by the coding sequence ATGTCGGAGAATAAAGGCGTTTTGATTGTAGGCGAGCTTCTGGAAGGGAAGCTTGCTTCGATTACAGGAGAGCTTCTGGGGATCGGTCGCAAACTCGCCGATAGCCTGGGTCAAAATCTCTCTGCAGTGTTGATCGGCAGTGGCGTAGGCGATCTGGCTAATGAGGCCGTCGCTCTCGGCGCCGACAAGGTCTATGTCATCGATAACCCCATGTTCAAAGACTATCTAACCGATGCCTACGTGGGAGCCTTGGAGAAGCTGGTCAAAGAGACTAATCCGGAGATCGTGCTGCTGGGGCAGACTGCAACGGGGCGTGATCTGGGGCCAAGGTTGGGGTTCAGGCTCGGGACGGGCGTCACGCTCGACTGCGTTGCGCTGGCTATCGATCCGGAAACCAAGTTGATGCAGAAGACAAAACCGGTCTACGGCGGCAATGCGTTGGCGATGTATGTGGGCGAGGATCGTCCTCAGATGGCGACCATCCGGGTGAAATCGATGGAACCGTTGCCCAAGGATGCCTCACGTAAAGGCGAAGTGAAAGCCTTCGATCCGGCTCTGGACGCATCCAAAGTCAGAGGCAAAATGGTCAATAGGGTCAAAGAGGAAGTGGCTGGAATCAAGCTCGAGGATGCCGCAGTGGTGATTTGCGGCGGCCGCGGCATGGGCGGTCCGGATCCCTTCAAGACCGTACTGGCTGACCTGGCCAAGATGCTCAATGGCGCCGTTGGTGCCACAAGGCCTCCGTGCGACTCCGGATGGGTTCCCACCATCAACCAGATTGGGCTCACCGGCAAGATCGTCGCACCCACCCTCTATATCGGCATAGCGCTTTCCGGTTCCAGCCAGCATCTGGCGGGAATGACCGGTTCAAAGAACATCGTCGCCATTAATAAGGATGGCGAGGCCAATATCTTTGGTGTTTCTCACTTTGGCGTCGTCGGCGACTACAAGAAGGTGCTGCCGGCGTTTGTGGCCAAGTGCAAGGAATTGGTGGCCAAATAG
- a CDS encoding CBS domain-containing protein produces MLVRDIMTTNVVTIPSSTPIMDARKIMEAHKFERLPVVDKGKLVGIVTKNVLQRAAPSAATSLSVWEINYLLAKMTVREAMRKSVITVSPDASVEAAATLAQNHGVGSLPVVENDKLVGILTTNDYFYKILNPLLGINVSGQRIVVREGGTPDRICKTMQILQEEGVAVKAIYTSGTEDAAEKDLFLHLDTEDMKKVTTINERLGKMGIRSDVREPV; encoded by the coding sequence ATGTTAGTGAGAGACATTATGACAACCAACGTAGTGACTATCCCCAGCAGTACTCCGATCATGGACGCCAGGAAGATCATGGAAGCTCACAAATTTGAGCGTCTTCCGGTAGTGGACAAGGGCAAACTGGTAGGCATCGTAACCAAGAATGTACTGCAGCGGGCTGCTCCTTCCGCCGCCACCTCGCTGAGCGTATGGGAAATCAACTACCTTCTAGCCAAGATGACGGTCCGGGAAGCGATGAGAAAATCGGTGATCACAGTTTCCCCCGATGCAAGTGTAGAGGCAGCAGCAACCCTTGCTCAGAACCACGGTGTAGGTTCGCTGCCAGTGGTGGAAAACGACAAACTGGTAGGCATCCTCACAACAAATGACTACTTCTATAAGATACTCAATCCGCTGCTGGGCATCAATGTAAGTGGCCAGCGCATCGTCGTACGCGAAGGCGGAACCCCGGATCGCATCTGCAAGACCATGCAGATATTGCAGGAGGAAGGGGTCGCGGTAAAGGCCATATACACTTCTGGAACAGAAGACGCAGCCGAAAAGGATCTGTTTCTCCATCTGGATACCGAGGATATGAAGAAAGTCACCACGATCAATGAACGGCTGGGAAAGATGGGCATCCGATCCGACGTGAGAGAACCCGTCTAA
- a CDS encoding DUF167 domain-containing protein, with protein sequence MSVLNVRVIPNAKQNKVVSEQGQLKAYVTAPPDKGRANKAMIELLADHFNVKKSSIRIIRGETSRNKVVEITV encoded by the coding sequence ATGAGCGTACTGAACGTCAGAGTAATCCCCAACGCAAAGCAAAACAAGGTTGTGAGCGAACAGGGGCAACTGAAGGCTTACGTAACCGCTCCGCCCGATAAGGGCCGGGCCAATAAGGCCATGATTGAACTCCTGGCCGATCATTTCAATGTCAAAAAGAGCAGCATCCGCATTATCAGGGGAGAAACGTCACGCAACAAGGTGGTGGAGATCACCGTCTGA